Proteins from a genomic interval of Dendropsophus ebraccatus isolate aDenEbr1 chromosome 6, aDenEbr1.pat, whole genome shotgun sequence:
- the PAQR9 gene encoding membrane progestin receptor epsilon translates to MAPHPQHTPGTDPRGHPEPGTMPPPPPFPRDTSSLLRWDEVPDDFVECFILSGYRRLHLTAQECLASIFQPTNETLNFWTHFIPLVLFASRFYQVIFLSLELPWHHPALLPLWCYASGVLLTFAMSCTAHVFSCRSLRLRAAFFFLDYASISYYGFASTLAYSYYLLPRLSLLDPAVMTPYLQSLGCHWVDYGMLMGLYSELVLPVAFLLAVTCTVACCKSRSEDCSYPFAIRTFVFAMPLSMACPVMIESMLFDLGRKNPTLFVHFYRRYFWLLVAAFFNVSKIPERIQPGLFDIIGHSHQLFHIFTFLSIYDQMHYVEQGLEHFLQAPHTSPSFQGTVGYLVLLTICLGLVVRTYLKGLSSTKQD, encoded by the coding sequence ATGGCTCCGCATCCTCAGCACACACCGGGCACTGACCCCCGCGGCCACCCGGAGCCGGGCACCATGCCGCCCCCGCCGCCCTTCCCCCGGGACACGTCGTCTCTGCTGCGCTGGGACGAGGTGCCCGATGACTTCGTGGAGTGCTTCATCCTGTCCGGGTACCGGCGGCTGCATCTGACCGCGCAGGAGTGCCTGGCCTCCATCTTCCAGCCCACCAATGAGACCCTGAACTTCTGGACGCACTTCATCCCGCTGGTGCTGTTCGCCAGCCGCTTCTACCAGGTGATCTTCCTGTCGCTGGAGCTGCCCTGGCACCACCCTGCCCTGCTGCCCCTCTGGTGCTATGCCTCGGGGGTGCTGCTGACATTTGCCATGAGCTGCACTGCCCATGTGTTCAGCTGCCGCTCCCTGCGCCTGCGTGCCGCCTTCTTCTTCCTGGACTATGCCTCCATCAGCTACTATGGCTTCGCCAGCACCCTGGCTTACTCGTACTACCTGCTGCCCAGGCTGAGCCTGCTGGACCCGGCGGTGATGACCCCGTACCTGCAGAGCCTGGGCTGCCACTGGGTGGACTATGGCATGCTGATGGGGCTGTACAGCGAGCTGGTGCTGCCCGTCGCCTTCCTGCTGGCTGTCACCTGCACGGTGGCATGCTGCAAGAGCCGCTCCGAGGACTGCAGCTACCCGTTCGCCATCCGCACCTTTGTCTTCGCCATGCCCCTCAGCATGGCGTGCCCGGTGATGATAGAGAGCATGCTCTTTGACCTGGGCAGGAAGAACCCCACTCTCTTCGTGCACTTCTACAGGAGGTACTTCTGGCTGCTGGTGGCCGCCTTCTTCAATGTCAGTAAGATCCCGGAGAGGATCCAGCCGGGGCTCTTCGACATCATTGGGCACAGCCACCAGCTCTTCCACATCTTCACCTTCCTCAGTATCTATGACCAGATGCACTATGTGGAGCAGGGCTTGGAGCACTTCCTCCAGGCTCCTCACACCTCCCCCAGCTTCCAGGGGACAGTGGGGTACCTGGTGCTGCTCACCatctgcctgggcctggtagtAAGGACCTATCTCAAGGGACTGTCCAGCACCAAGCAGGACTAA